The following proteins are co-located in the Nocardia bhagyanarayanae genome:
- a CDS encoding M50 family metallopeptidase — MNTAELVDRGASIADRLTTTQTPPPWQLVVVTGVAALVLVGYGPLWRITRNVVTIAHEGGHAFTALLTGRRLNSITLHSDTSGLTVSSGKPYGPGMILTAMAGYPAPPLLGLGFAALLGADRITLMLWTSIALLAAVLIKVRNIYGLFTVVVVGATVFAVSWFGTDTVQAAFAYLAAWFLLLAGLRPVIEMQRGRVHRWRQPGNVDSDADQLARLTHLPGLLWVLFFGLVAVAALIVGGGLMLSDATGICLPVVSGECAPPGVR; from the coding sequence GTGAACACCGCCGAACTGGTCGACCGCGGCGCCTCCATCGCGGATCGGCTCACCACCACGCAGACCCCACCACCTTGGCAATTGGTCGTCGTCACGGGGGTGGCGGCGCTGGTGCTCGTCGGCTACGGACCGCTGTGGCGAATCACCCGCAACGTCGTGACCATCGCGCACGAGGGCGGGCACGCGTTCACCGCGCTGCTCACCGGCCGCAGGCTCAACAGCATCACGCTGCACTCCGACACCTCGGGGCTGACCGTCTCCAGCGGAAAACCCTACGGCCCCGGCATGATTCTCACCGCCATGGCGGGCTACCCCGCGCCGCCGCTGCTCGGACTGGGTTTCGCGGCGCTGCTCGGCGCGGATCGCATCACGCTGATGCTGTGGACGTCCATCGCGCTGCTCGCCGCCGTGCTGATCAAGGTCCGCAACATCTACGGGCTTTTCACGGTCGTCGTGGTGGGCGCGACGGTGTTCGCGGTGTCCTGGTTCGGCACCGATACGGTGCAGGCCGCGTTCGCCTATCTCGCCGCGTGGTTCCTGCTGCTCGCCGGTCTGCGTCCGGTCATCGAGATGCAGCGCGGGCGGGTGCACCGCTGGCGACAGCCGGGGAACGTCGACTCCGACGCCGATCAGCTGGCCCGGCTGACCCACCTTCCCGGGCTGCTGTGGGTGTTGTTCTTCGGACTGGTCGCGGTCGCCGCGCTGATCGTCGGCGGTGGGCTGATGTTGTCGGACGCGACGGGGATCTGTCTGCCGGTGGTGTCGGGCGAGTGCGCGCCGCCCGGCGTGCGCTAG
- a CDS encoding gluconokinase yields MGVSGSGKSTVGDRLAHALRVVFAEGDDFHPPANVAKMTAGEPLTDADRAPWLDRIAAWLAEQSGRGGVVSCSALKRGYRDRLRTAAPDVLFLHLTATREELARRMSTRRDHFMPPSLLDSQLAALEPLGADERGIVVDATRAPADLVRETIAVLDSCRS; encoded by the coding sequence GCGACAGGCTCGCGCACGCGTTGCGGGTCGTGTTCGCCGAGGGCGACGACTTCCATCCGCCCGCCAACGTCGCCAAGATGACAGCCGGCGAACCGCTCACCGACGCCGACCGCGCCCCCTGGCTGGACCGCATCGCCGCCTGGCTGGCCGAGCAGTCGGGCCGGGGCGGCGTAGTCAGCTGCTCGGCACTGAAGCGCGGCTATCGGGATCGGTTGCGGACGGCCGCGCCCGATGTCCTGTTCCTGCACCTGACGGCGACCCGCGAGGAGCTGGCCCGCCGGATGTCCACGCGCCGAGACCATTTCATGCCGCCGAGCCTGCTCGACTCCCAGCTCGCCGCCTTGGAACCGCTCGGCGCCGACGAGCGCGGCATCGTCGTCGACGCGACCCGCGCGCCCGCGGACCTGGTCCGGGAGACGATCGCGGTCCTGGACAGCTGCCGCTCCTAG